The nucleotide window AGGGGAAAATAAGATATATTCTTGATCAAAAGATCATACGACCCTACAAGATCAAACTAGAGGATCCGAAGATCACCTATTACATTCACTGCTCAACTGACTGCACAAATAATCAGGTTAATACCCAAAACGAAATGGAAAATGCCAAAACTAAAATTCAAAAGGAAAATGCAAAGAAAACTAACAACTAACTTTATTTGAAACACAACCCTAACTCTCCACATTTGCCTTGATTAGCTTGGGCCTAGAGATCATCTTGGTGTACCCCTCCACCAGTCACAGCAGAGAAATCGCCTTGAATTAGGATCATGTTGAGGCCTAAACCACAACCAACACAAGTAAAAGGAAAGGAAGGGGAATTGGACCATCCTATGCCCAATTCACTAGGCCACATCCACAACCCAAAAAGTCAGAGGCCCAAAGTCTCATTGCTTAAACCCTTCGTCCCCCCACTCATGCTAGCTGGATCCACCGCCGACCTTCACCACCCCGGCAGATGTCCATGACTTTCCACCATCTGAACAAACCGGAAAAGACCTTCCATGGGTCGAACCTAGAGAACACACTAAAACCCTGCTAGAATACCAAAGCAAGCCTCCTTGGAATGACTCCGAAGACTGAATCAGCTCTGTCGCCAACTAAATAGAGTTCTCCGCCGCTTGCCTATCTCTTCACGCCTTCACGCCTCAAGATACCAGCGTCCAAAACCCGCCGCTAAAGAGATGTGACTACAAAACCAAAATAGGAGACCTAACCTTAGCATGACGACCGATCTCACCTCGAGACTGAGATCTTCACTACCCGTACGCCTCATAGCGACGCTGGAGACGCCCACAAGCAAACAATGAACCAGAGTTCACAATCGCCATGCTACCAAAACACTAGCGTTTCGGTATGCTCAACTCCAAAAAACCTGGAGCGACTCAACTGAGATAAAATGCATAGTTtcaagttgttataatttcagttttttaatttaatacatatggttgagatgcatttgtcccttaAAATTGTCCCTAGGTGACCAAGCCTGGATTTAATTAAAATGGTTTTATGTGGCAatgacttaattttttttttttttttgaggaatagatcatttcattacttatctatggccagaaggcacgtacatcataTGCTGTCTTACACTAAATAAAACCTAGATGGCCTAAACTACCATGAAAATGACAAGTAACTCTCATTGTAAACAAAATTAGTACAATTTTTAGACCTAGCCATATGAACACAAATCCAACACTACCTAAATCCTTACTAGAGCAACCCtaatcgcctagagacctcaattttTGTATAATTAGAGAAGCTAAACTTAAATAGCAAAAGACTAGAATTCAAATGCTAGGTACCGAGAAACAGAAATCTTAGAGCTTCCCTTTGCCCTTGTCCTTAGGGCTAACCTCCTGAACAGTAGCAACAGTAGGGTAAGTGAGACACAGTGGAGCCACACCCACCTTCTTTTGAGAGCGAGGATTCTTGTTCTTGTCCCAAGTGGTCTTCCCACCATCCAAGTGCAGTGAAAGTGAGCTTTGAATGTCTTAGGATCAACTGGCTTGCGGGTCAGAGGTTTTCCAATTAGGAAGGATTGGGGGGACTTGCGAACAAGACCACTACCAATCTTCCCTAGGTCAGAAGCGCGGCCTCCTTCAGCGAGTGCAAGGGAAGTAGCGAAGCTTGAGGTGACAGCATCAATGGAGGTCATTGGGTGGAGAGAAGTCGAGAAGAGAGCGATAGAAGGAAGTTAGGAGGTCGAGGCTAGGGCACCGTTGAGAAGCTAGGTTGAGAGAAaaactctcctagggttttGCGAATTCTATCCAAGGTCCTGTAGCAATGACTTGATTAATAACATATGGGTTAAGTTTAGGAATTTTGGATGGAATACTTTTTAATGTTGAATTTTttaaaactaaaattaagctaTAAATGTTAAtgtttcttttcaaaatttgaCTTGGACTATAACTCACTACAGCCCATATATAGATCGCCCCAACGATAATGCTATACCAATGATGGTAAGAAGTCACTCATTCTTCATGTTGTCTAATGATATTTGAAcattaagagaaaaataatcATGATTTGAAACAAAAGAGTTTTATAATTGAACTATGTATAAAATACTCTATAATGTTATAGGACCAAACTAGTTAGTGACAACCAAACTAGTGGCtcctaattattaaaaaaacacATCACTAAAATATGTAATTTCCTAGTTCCATACTTAGgataattacaaaaaaaaatgtatatgtaTTATATTAATTAGCTATAAGGACTATAGAGTTGTAGtgatattaattatttattattaggTAGAAGTAGAGGCAAAGGAGAATGGTGGGAAAATGGGTCTAGAGCAAAATGAATGAGTGTCAACTATTGAGGATAGTAGTCATAGtgagcttcttcattttttgagtgaaAAATAGTCATTCAAAATCTCTTAGGAAGTGACTAGATTGTTTTTgagttgagaaattttattcacacatacCAAATTTCTAATTACACATTCCacattttttgaaaaatttttAATTCCTGATTTATCCCTCATTTTAgcttttaataataaaaaaaaaaaaaatccttctcATACCTCTGATCTGTGGCAAAGGTGAAGAAAATTCAAGCTCAAGTTATCTTTTAAGTGGTTTTAACGAAATTACCTTTGGTCCCTTAACACCAAGTTGCTACTACTATCTTTTATTTGTGATTGATTGTTGGGTTTATCATATATACAATAGTCATTGGTAActggtagggctgtcaatgggtcgtgtcgggttgggttcgtgtcgagTTAAGGTATTTgccgtgtcgcaagatacaaatccaaacccaacccatttaataatcgtgtcaaaaatttaaacccaaacccaacctatttattaaacgagttacccgtttccaacctgcttaacccatttaataaataggtcgtgtcgtgttagacaaaatgatccatttaagggttaataaTGCGactcatttaactaaaaaaatgcataaattgattaaatttactaaaaactccacaagatgaagaatataaataattttatatattcataaataattaaagccaataattataaagcaaaatatttcaaattatctaatcctatgatcaaatactcccaacgtccaaaatttcaagaataagtatagcataatcgggttatacgggttcacttcgtgttggcgggttgacccgtgcagacccatttattaaatgggtcatggcaggttgacccacggccgacccgctttttaatcgtgcgggttcaacccgctttatttcgtgcgggtttcgagttgtgttatcgggtcgtgtcagaattgacagccctagtaaCTGGGGAGCTTCCAGCAAATTTTCAAGATGATTGACTGATCATTGAATTGTTAATGCCAAATACTGAGGATTTCTTTTAGATTTTCATCAAAATCACCTAATCTTTGTTCTTAGTTGTATaaccaataatttttttttctgtcaaaaaaagaaataacttaTAATAGTTTTATCAAAAagagtttttgttgttgttgcagatggagaagagagagaaaatggttgAAGTAAAATGAAAGAGGGGGAAGGGTAGAGAAGGAAATATTGAGAGAGAatgtggcaaaaaaaaaaaaattaagagatgTGTCAATAAAATatctcttttgagttttgatatgtataaaaaatattataaaattCTCCATATTTtagcatttaatgaaatcctaaAAAGTCTATATACTTTTGAATACTCTGCTAGATTTGAATGAATAGTTTTAGATCCCCGatcacggattagtctctgggtctaggaagcctttgaggacaccgtgtgattgaataataaaaaaaaatcctaattgaatacaaaAATATTTATACGGACTTTTTAAAATCTCAATGGAGAATACCTATGaatttttgtttgtattttaaAAATTCCCTAAAGAGCTAACACTATGGTTGAGAGAATTTTCATCCTATATTTAACATTCCTTCCTTCACTAACTCCCCAAAGTTCTCACTCAAACCTTCCATACCAAATAAAGTTTTCTCCTCGATAGTACGacactttttaatttttttcatattCGTATGCACTAGTTTCTATCTAACATTTTGTTGATCAAACACCATTAACCGAAACACTCAACATACCACTCCCTTAAATAATTCAAAAACCTTGAATTTGGAATGCTATATTAAAATTCCAAAACTTTTTACGAAGTAGTTGAATACCGTCATCTGATTCCAAATCGGCTATACCCCAAACACACTCCTCAAAGTCAATGATAGCAAATGGATGAGAGATTCCTCCTTTgactcaggaaaaaaaaaaaaaaattcctcctTGAATTTTTCTGGTAAAGTAataatgaaatttaaaaaaaaaaaaaaaaatccacatcTTACACCAACCACAGAAAACCACCAAAGGACAAAACGGTCATTTCGCACAAAAGAGTGAGTGTTATAAACCCCAAAAGCGTCAGTTCTGCCACCACCAcaaccatttcttcttcttcttcttctccacctcTCTCAATTCTCTGTCTCTCATTCTCTCCAATGGAGGCAGTAAACGCATGGGGTAACACCAACCTGGAGTCCGTGGACCCAGAGATCCACGACCTGATCGAGAAGGAGAAGCGTCGCCAATGCCGCGGCATCGAGCTCATCGCCTCCGAGAACTTCACCTCCTTCGCCGTCATCGAGGCCCTCGGCAGCGCCCTCACCAACAAATACTCCGAGGGCATGCCCGGCAACCGCTACTACGGCGGCAACGAGTACATCGACCAGATCGAGAACCTCTGCCGCTCACGCGCCCTCCAGGCTTTCCACCTCGACGCGTCTCAGTGGGGCGTCAATGTCCAGCCTTACTCCGGCTCCCCGGCCAACTTCGCCGCCTACACCGCCGTGCTCCAGCCCCACGACCGCATCATGGGCCTGGACCTCCCCTCCGGCGGGCACTTGACCCACGGGTACTACACCTCCGGCGGGAAGAAGATCTCCGCCACCTCGATCTACTTCGAGAGTCTGCCGTACAAGGTGAATTCCTCCACCGGGTACATTGATTACGACAAGCTGGAGGAGAAGGCCTTGGATTTCAGGCCAAGATTGATCATTTGCGGTGGGAGTGCGTATCCCAGAGACTGGGACTACGCTAGGTTCAGGGCTGTGGCGGATAAGTGCGGTGCGCTTTTGCTCTGTGACATGGCTCACATCAGTGGCCTTGTTTGTGCTCAGGTGCGTTCTTATTGGGTTTTGTTATACTTAGTGCTCAGATCTAATAAAGATCTGGTTTAGTTTGCTGTTTTTTTCCATATAAATTTCAGTGCTTTCGTTTTTAGATCAAGATCTTGAATTGTGAGACCCAGGTGATGTAAATGTTATAGATAGTTCATGCTGCTGTGTTGTGGTCCTTCATGGTTTGGGAATTTAGGTCTGTCATCACTGTCACATGCAGTGTCAGGCAGGTATACATGACTAGGATGCAAATGGAAATGGACTTGAATTAACATAGTTTGTTATTGATGAGGTGAAAGTAGACAGTGAGTTTTTATTTAGTTGATTGAATGTGGAGTAGATCTGGAGTGAGATGCACGTTTAGCTTTTGGGTGTTGCTTGCTTGCACAATTTCTGGATCTGTTGTTTGATGTCGTTTTCTTAAAGCTGTCTTTTTTGCCTCCCTGTTTTAATAATTAAGAATTGATAATATAATAAAGATAGCAGTCGCAGATTCATTTTAATAAATTGTTTTAAATCTGAAGTGAATCCAGTAATTAGTGTCGGTGTCATTGCAATCCATTTTTGGAATATTGTGGGTTTGGTATTGTCATCTAGATCCTCGTAGTAGACTGTGTTCTTactctgtttttgttttgtctttTGTGTATAGGAAGCTGCAAATCCATTTGAGTTCTGTGACATTGTCACAACCACAACCCACAAGAGCTTGAGGGGACCTAGGGCTGGTATGATCTTTTACAGGAAGGGGCCTAAGCCACCCAAGAAGGGCCAGCCAGAGGGTGCAGAATATGACTTTGAAGACAAGATCAACTTTGCTGTTTTCCCCTCGCTTCAGGGTGGTCCTCATAATCACCAGATTGGTGCTCTCGCTGTTGCTCTTAAGCAGGCCATGACACCTGGGTTCAAAGCCTATGCTCAACAAGTCAAGGCCAATGCTGTTGCCCTTGGAAAGTATCTGATGAGCAAGGATTACAAGCTTGTCACAGGAGGAACCGAGAACCACCTTGTTCTGTGGGATCTCAGGCCTCTTGGTTTGACCGgtatattctgatttttttttcaatctataATTGCAATCGTGACATGCATTTCTTTtctgatgtttttttttaattttttttttttatctcaatacCATTTTAAATCCTTGATGATGTTCTTCAGGCAACAAGGTTGAGAAGCTTTGTGACCTAGCAAACATTACTGTGAACAAGAATGCTGTTTTTGGTGACAGCAGTGCCTTGGCTCCTGGAGGAGTTAGAATTGGTAAGAACTGCTATAATAATTGACTTTTCCATTCTGGTTGAAAAGCCATTATTTATTTGATAGAAAAGAGATTTCATTTTTCACATATTGACCATGATTTTCAAGTTCTTGGGGTTTTCAGTTTTGACATGCATGATTTGTAGATTAAATGTCATTGCAATACGTGTTCTGACCTAAGGTTATCGGATGTGTAACAACAGGTGCTCCAGCCATGACTTCAAGAGGCTTGGTTGAGAAGGACTTTGAGAAGATTGGTGAGTTCCTTCACAGGGCTGTAACCCTCACCTTGAAGATCCAGAAGGAGTTTGGAAAGCTACTGAAAGACTTCAACAAGGGGTTGGTGAACAACAAGGAAATTGAAGAACTCAAGGCTGATGTTGAAAAGTTCTCCGCCTCATTTGACATGCCTGGCTTCCAGATGTCTCAAATGAAGTACAAGGATTGAGTAGGTTAATTAAGAATCCAATATTTTCAATATTGTGATAAATATATCGAGCCCTTGGAATTAAGGCACACCACAAAAATATAATATGTCCAtcggaaaaggaaaaaagaaaaagctttGTCTTGCTTTCCGTGTCGTAGGTCAGCTGTTTTGTTTTGGTTCCCATTTAATGGTTTTCCATTCTCTTTTGTATTTGCTGTTATTGCTCCCTCAAATAAACCATGAATATTATTGTTTTATTAAATTTTAGATAGTGAGAAATgagtaaaaaaatttattcgAGCAGTATGTTATAATTCtgattggaaaaataaaaaattatgtttACAGATGATATTCATTTAGACAGAACAGGTGTAACATATGTAACAAATTTTGGCAGAATTTCCAATAAAACTTATGACGGTTAAATATAGTTGAATCCAGCAAATGTGAAGCAACCGATACTCTAGTATGAATTGCGGTGGCTTCTGATTCAAAGTTCCCCAATATTTCGGTAATAAGTGGCTTTCAATTGAAAGGTCAATTTGTCGGAGCTGGTAGGGTGGCATTTGTTGGAGGTAGTTGGTAAGGTGGTGGCGGTGGGTGGTGTGGAGATTGGAGGGGGAgatgttgagacttgagagcaTAGAATAAAATTGGCTGAACTTATACTGGTGTTCTGACTTCTGACTACTTGTTTTGGCTGTTAATATAGAAAAGTATATAGATGACAGAACCtcggttcctttttttttctttttcttttttcgacGGAGAAATACAACACCAACTACAAAGTAACTCCCCTTGTACAGCCTAAATCTGAAAAATCAAAAGCATGAGCAGCTGCAGCAGGTAGCATTCCAACTTGCAATAGATTTAGTATTTCCGACATGAGCTGGTGAGAATCCCAAGTGTACACAAATAGCAAAATTTTGTTAAGCTGAGGATCCGACATACTAGAGCGTTGACATCAGCTCAACTATATTATAGATATCAATCTCCTAAATATGATTTCCATTTGCCCGGCTATAACggtggtttttctttttttgtcatttttggTGGAAGTGTTGATGTCATTGCCAACTGTTACATGCTACACTGGATTTGAACAAAGCATATTAAGAAGGGACGTTAAATTGAACCCATAATTTACACAATAATTCAGCTAGAAAATGCCACTTCAGCTAAATAGTTTTCAAAATATAAGAGCTTAGATAGAACATGAAAGAGTATTTTGTTTCCACTATACAAGGTAACAAAGAGCGGACTTGACTTCTGAGCTTGTGGATGTCGCATTCAAAGTTGCCAATGTGCTGCTTCATTCGAGTACAGGAAAAGGAAACCACTCATTCAAAGAGCTTCAATCAAAAATCTCCTGGGCTTCAATTATGCTATGCTGgctggaaaaagaaagaaacgagTTCAAGGAGAAAACAACATAATAACTGGGCATACTGTattaaacaaataagaaaaaaaaaaaaacaaaagcaaagaaaatattAGCCACATACTGATCGTCCTTTGTCACCCGATAATATTTTTCTGCATGCTGGCGCTGGCCAATTAGTTGAGCAAAGCGCTCATCATGAGTAATTACTATCAACTGAAAGTTCTCCTGCCCTTTCCGGTCCTCCATAATTCTGCAGCAGGAAAATAGGGCAACATATAAGTGGTATCAACTAATGGAGTATCATCTATGAATATGTATTCCGCTCATACCTAACAAGAGCAGCAGCAAGACTCTCAGCATTTGGTCCGTCCAAGTTTGTAGTTGGTTCATCTAGTGCTAGTATTCCACAATTGAGGCAAAAAGTTTCAGCTAACGCCAACCTTATGATCAGGGAAGCAAGGACCTACGCCAGACCACTAAGACAGTTAGGTTCCTATTTCTCCTAAAATGCTAGTGCCTAAAGTATACATTCATAGATCAATCACCTTCTGACCAGCACTACATCTTCCTCTCATTTCTAGTTCCGTATCGCCAGTCTGCATGAGAACCTGACATGCAGTAGCAACAATGTAAGAAtgattagaattttttttttaactgtatCAACAAGGTTAAGAAGAATATATTGATACCTTGTAGCTATATGAACGAGTCCCAGCACTTTCAGAATCTGAATGTATGCAGATATAATCTATATCTTGTCCTCTGTAAGTCTGCTGCCACAACTCCCTTATAATCTTATTTATCTCCTCCATCTTCATCGAGTGGAAGCGCATCAGTGCtctgaaagaaataaaaaggtTACCTTAGAAAAGAATGTCACATGTAAACGCAACTGAGCAAACGTTGACcaaaatttacttttacaccaaatacaaatacaaatatCATACATTATTCCTTTTTAACAGAAAACTGAGAAAGAAGCATTGGTCACAAGTCTGGTGCTGTTTACTAAAATGCAGAGAAGGAGAAAAAACAAATGCAATACGACAATAAGATATGAGCAGATAagttgaagaagaaataaaaacatGCATACTTAAAATGGACTCAGCAGAACCTGTAGAAATCAACATTAAATCTTATACTCAAAACTCACTTGTCAAGTGCATTGTAATATCTGTCCAGGTCCTTGTTTGCCATCTCAGATGTCTGTTCAAAAAACAGTCAGGCCTAATGATACAATATATTAGTAATAAAGCAAACAATTCAGAGCTTTATAAAGATGTCATACCTTTAGCTGGATAAGCTGATCAAAGTACCGTTTGTCAATGTCCTTGTATTGTGCCTGTTTGAGATCAATTttataatttgaaatattgctCTGGTAAACCGATATTGTTCCACGAAACTTGTTTAACTGCCATACAGATAAAATCATGTAAGACAAAAtgttacttaaaataaaaataaaaatgtcagAAAATGAACAAACAAGCATTGTGTCCTAACAAAGGGCTATATAATTTTACACGTCTCAGATAATGGCAATTTCAGCTATTGAATTGCGTACACTCCAAAAGTATGAATTCAAGGCAAGAATAGTAACTAAAATCTCATTTGCATGCTCAAAATTTACACAAAATGAAAGCATATGGTGCGGCCATATTTTATGGCTACTTGAAATAAGAAAACTATGATTATGAGATTATTATGATAGAATAAATCAAGTCAAATTTGCTACAATTATTCTAATACCATTGGTGAACATGAGTAGGCGAATTTAATAATTTATACACCTTGTTCATTAAATGCAGTTCTATTCTATTCTTTCACAAAAGCTTTTATGAAATCTGCTTGTAATTGAGATGAATATCACCCTACAGTTTACCGAGTATGTTGTAACTGCAAGGCAATCAGAGAAGATTGTGTAGAACTATAGATACCTCTGAAAgaagcctctctctctcctgtgAGAGCTTTGCGAGTTCAGCTTCACACTTGGGAATTTCACCGAATTTAAGGATTTCTGCTTCGAGTGTTACGACCTCTTGAGTAAGTTGATCTATTTCAGCTTTGGTTTTCCTGTAATTCAAATTGGCATCTATATTTCGCCTTAGTTCCTCTTGACCCTCCATTAACTTATTACTCCTGCCTAATTC belongs to Rosa chinensis cultivar Old Blush chromosome 4, RchiOBHm-V2, whole genome shotgun sequence and includes:
- the LOC112196187 gene encoding serine hydroxymethyltransferase 4; amino-acid sequence: MEAVNAWGNTNLESVDPEIHDLIEKEKRRQCRGIELIASENFTSFAVIEALGSALTNKYSEGMPGNRYYGGNEYIDQIENLCRSRALQAFHLDASQWGVNVQPYSGSPANFAAYTAVLQPHDRIMGLDLPSGGHLTHGYYTSGGKKISATSIYFESLPYKVNSSTGYIDYDKLEEKALDFRPRLIICGGSAYPRDWDYARFRAVADKCGALLLCDMAHISGLVCAQEAANPFEFCDIVTTTTHKSLRGPRAGMIFYRKGPKPPKKGQPEGAEYDFEDKINFAVFPSLQGGPHNHQIGALAVALKQAMTPGFKAYAQQVKANAVALGKYLMSKDYKLVTGGTENHLVLWDLRPLGLTGNKVEKLCDLANITVNKNAVFGDSSALAPGGVRIGAPAMTSRGLVEKDFEKIGEFLHRAVTLTLKIQKEFGKLLKDFNKGLVNNKEIEELKADVEKFSASFDMPGFQMSQMKYKD